From a single Ignavibacteria bacterium genomic region:
- a CDS encoding FdtA/QdtA family cupin domain-containing protein: MAYFIDLQTKDDERGSLTVIEKVLPFEIKRVYYIYNNSKDLPRAKHRHKKTVQATICLKGSVEVYNNNGTTKENFLLDSPSRCLILEPQDWHIMHKFSDDAILLVLASSEYDIDDYIHEEYK, from the coding sequence ATGGCATATTTTATTGATCTGCAAACCAAAGATGACGAAAGAGGCAGCCTGACTGTTATTGAAAAGGTGCTCCCTTTCGAAATTAAACGGGTTTATTATATCTACAATAACAGCAAGGACCTCCCAAGAGCCAAACACCGCCACAAAAAGACCGTTCAGGCAACTATCTGCCTCAAAGGGAGTGTGGAAGTTTACAACAACAACGGCACAACCAAAGAGAATTTCCTTCTTGACAGTCCTTCTAGATGTCTTATACTCGAGCCTCAGGACTGGCACATCATGCACAAATTCAGTGATGACGCAATTCTTCTTGTACTTGCATCATCCGAATATGATATCGACGATTATATACACGAGGAGTACAAGTGA
- a CDS encoding glycosyl transferase has protein sequence MTYNFCTLFDSNYLTRGLALHQSMMKFIPDFRLFIFAFDDRSYKILTAMKLKNTEVISLKEFEDPELMKVKPTRSIAEYCWTATSSTVLYVLDKFGVDHCTYIDADICFYSSPEPIFNELGDKSILLTEHRYSPQYNKEVKSGKYCVQFVTFKNDEKGRKALTWWRERCLEWCYDRYEDGKFGDQLYLDDWTERFEGVHVMQHHGGGLAAWNVQQYEFEKKSDKITGTVGSSGEKFDVIFYHYHYLRFFKDGKIELGRRILTDDVLNIFYKPYIHKLNQIKKDILVDYPGFDPHGARENKILPKTPLIYLYRKLTGVYNVFEEKTFLRS, from the coding sequence ATGACATATAATTTCTGCACCCTTTTCGATTCCAACTACCTGACCCGCGGACTGGCACTGCATCAGTCGATGATGAAGTTTATCCCCGATTTCAGGCTTTTTATATTTGCTTTCGACGACAGGTCCTATAAAATCCTGACGGCTATGAAACTTAAAAATACCGAGGTAATCAGTCTAAAGGAATTTGAAGACCCCGAACTTATGAAGGTCAAACCGACCAGATCAATCGCAGAGTATTGCTGGACGGCTACATCTTCAACCGTTCTCTATGTACTGGATAAATTCGGAGTTGACCACTGCACTTACATAGATGCAGACATCTGTTTTTACTCGTCACCTGAACCAATCTTTAATGAGCTTGGCGACAAATCGATACTGCTGACAGAGCACAGGTATTCCCCTCAGTACAACAAGGAAGTGAAAAGCGGAAAATACTGCGTTCAGTTTGTCACTTTCAAAAATGATGAAAAAGGAAGAAAAGCCCTGACATGGTGGCGGGAAAGATGCCTCGAGTGGTGCTACGACCGTTATGAGGACGGAAAATTTGGAGATCAGCTCTACCTGGATGACTGGACAGAAAGATTCGAAGGTGTGCATGTGATGCAACACCACGGGGGTGGTCTCGCAGCCTGGAATGTGCAGCAATACGAATTTGAAAAAAAATCAGATAAAATTACAGGAACGGTGGGTTCATCCGGTGAAAAATTCGATGTAATTTTTTATCACTACCACTACTTGAGGTTCTTCAAGGACGGCAAAATCGAGCTTGGAAGAAGAATCCTGACAGATGATGTTTTAAATATCTTCTATAAACCGTATATTCACAAGCTAAATCAAATAAAAAAAGATATTTTAGTCGATTATCCCGGTTTCGACCCCCACGGTGCAAGAGAAAACAAAATTCTACCCAAAACACCGTTGATTTATCTTTACAGGAAACTAACCGGTGTCTACAATGTGTTTGAAGAGAAAACATTCTTGAGGAGTTAA
- a CDS encoding FkbM family methyltransferase — protein MNLIDRIFLSKELTKDPPVLVDIGASGSIHKEWKPFAKHAVCLAFDADDREFGYISDESKGFKKLYIYNSLVSASEGDKTDFYLTASPYCSSTLEPDNKALEEWAFASKFGVDKKVSVKNTTLPKVLSDLKIKKIDWLKTDTQGIDLSIFKSLPEDVQKKALVVELEPGIIDSYKGEDKLYKVFEYFDALPFWLGAMTVKGSQRLREDDVESLHLPNKLKKFIFYSHKNSPGWAELKYFNDFSEKLSLRDHLLGWVFAVLEKQYGHSLSIAHHGRERFSNPLFNEMIKFSEGKLKKELLKLKFLPAVKEKFAKLFNQ, from the coding sequence ATGAATCTTATAGACAGAATTTTCCTTTCCAAAGAGTTGACCAAAGACCCACCTGTTCTGGTGGATATCGGTGCCTCTGGAAGCATCCACAAAGAGTGGAAGCCTTTCGCAAAACACGCGGTATGCCTCGCTTTTGATGCTGACGACAGGGAGTTCGGCTACATTTCCGATGAATCAAAAGGTTTTAAAAAACTCTATATCTACAATTCCCTCGTTTCTGCCTCTGAAGGGGACAAGACGGATTTCTATCTGACCGCTTCTCCCTATTGTTCGAGTACTCTCGAGCCCGATAATAAAGCACTCGAGGAATGGGCTTTTGCCTCAAAATTTGGAGTGGATAAAAAGGTGTCGGTTAAAAACACAACGCTTCCAAAAGTTTTGAGCGATCTAAAGATAAAAAAAATTGACTGGTTAAAGACCGACACACAAGGGATCGACCTTAGTATTTTCAAGTCGCTCCCGGAGGATGTTCAGAAAAAGGCTCTCGTGGTTGAGCTTGAGCCTGGCATCATCGATTCATATAAAGGTGAAGACAAGCTTTACAAGGTTTTTGAATATTTCGATGCGCTCCCCTTCTGGCTTGGGGCCATGACCGTAAAGGGTTCGCAACGGCTCAGGGAAGACGATGTTGAGAGCCTGCATCTTCCAAATAAATTGAAAAAGTTTATTTTCTATTCTCATAAAAATTCACCCGGCTGGGCTGAGTTAAAATATTTCAACGACTTCAGCGAAAAGCTCTCTTTGAGGGATCACCTTCTCGGTTGGGTATTTGCCGTTCTTGAAAAACAGTACGGACACTCGCTATCTATTGCCCATCACGGTCGGGAGAGGTTTTCGAATCCCCTTTTTAATGAAATGATCAAATTTTCAGAGGGGAAACTGAAAAAAGAACTTCTCAAACTGAAATTCCTTCCTGCCGTGAAGGAGAAATTCGCGAAACTGTTCAACCAATGA